The window CCTCGCCTTCCAGGGCAAGTACGCCTTCGCCGGCAACTACGACGGCTTCCGGGTCTTCGACATCAGCGACCCGAAGGCGCCGAAGACCGTCGCCCAGGTGCTGTGCCCGGGCTCGCAGAACGACATCTCCGTCTCCGGCGACCTGCTGTTCCTGTCCACCGACTCCTCGCGCAGCGACAACTCCTGCAACAGCACCACGCAGCCCGCGACCGAGAAGTCGTCGTGGGAGGGCATGAAGATCTTCGACATCAGCGACAAGGCGCACCCGAAGTACGTCGCCGCCGTCGAGACGTCCTGCGGCTCGCACACCCACACGCTGGTGCCCGACGGCAAGAACGTCTACGTCTACGTCTCCTCGTACTCGCCGAGCGCCGCGTTCCCCGACTGCCAGCCTCCGCACGACGGCATCTCGGTCATCAAGGTGTCCCGCAAGCACCCGGAGCGGGCGAAGGTGGTCGGCTTCCCGGTCCTGTTCCCCGGTGAGGGTGCGGACGGCGGCGGCAACCCCGGTTCGCCCACGAACCCCGGTGTCTCCAAGACCACCGGCTGTCACGACATCACGGTGCTGCCGTCGAAGGACCTGGCGGCCGGCGCGTGCATGGGTGACGGCATCCTGTTCTCCATCAAGAACCCGAAGAAGCCGAAGGTCATCGACCGCGTCCAGGACAACGTGAACTTCGCGTTCTGGCACTCGGCCACCTTCAACCAGGACGCCGACAAGGTCGTCTTCACCGACGAGCTGGGCGGCGGCGGCGCGGCCACCTGCAACGCGGCGATCGGACCGAACCGGGGCGCCGACGGCATCTACGAGATCACCGGCAAGGGCGACGAGCGCAAGCTCGTCTTCAAGAGCTACTACAAGATCCCCCGCCACCAGGCGGACACCGAGAACTGCGTCGCCCACAACGGCTCGCTGATCCCGGTCGAGGGCAAGGACATCATGGTCCAGGCGTGGTACCAGGGCGGCATCTCCGTCTGGGACTTCACCGACTCCGCCAAGCCCGAGGAGATCGCCTACTTCGAGCGTGGCCCCATCTCCACCAGCACCCTGGTGGGCGGCGGCTCGTGGTCGGCGTACTACTACAACGGTTACATCTACTCGAACGACCTGGTGAAGGGCTTCGACGTCCTGAAGCTCGACGACCCGCGGACGAACCCTGCCCAGAAGGTCGGCATGTCCGAGCTCAACGTGCAGACGCAGCCGGACTACTTCGCCCGGTAGAAGCACCGCGACGGATCTGCCGTCATCCGTCCCGCCGGGCCCTTCGGGGACCGGCGGGACACCGCGTTGCAGGTGTGGCCCCCGACCGACCGGGGTGCCGTGCGAGGACATCCCGCGACTCCCGCGACTCCCGCGTCGGCCCACGGCCGGCGAACTATACTCGGCGCTTCCGGGTGGCGACCCGGTGTGCCGCCGCCCGGACGTCGTTCGTCCCGGGCCGCACGGGGGACGGTCCGGGACGGACGTCCGGCGGTGGTGCCCCAGCCGGCCGGTGAACAGCCCGTGGGTGCAGGGGACCCGGCCGTCCGGCCCGCTCGGGCGACGGGGCCCGACGGCCCCTCAGCCCACCAGATCCAGCACCGGCCGCAGCCCGTCCGGCCGTGCGGAGGCGGGCAGATGGTCGACGAAGTGCACCGCGCATCCCAGAGCCGCCGCACCGCCGTCGGCCCGCCGGTCGTCGCCCACCATCAACGTCTTCCGCGCGTCCACGCCGAGCGCCTCGCAGGCGAGCGCGAACAGCCGGGGATCCGGCTTCTGGACGCCGTGTTCGTACGACAGCGCGTACGCGCCGACGTACGCGTGGAGGCCGTGCGCCCGGAAGACCGGCCGCGGATCCCAGCCGATGTTGCTCACCACCCCGACGGCGATCCCGCGTTCCCGCAGGGTGGCGAGGACCTCGGCGGCGTCCGGGTAGGGGCTCCACGCCGACGGCGTCATATGGCGGTCGTACAGCGCGTCGTGGAGCGCCGGGTCGGGAAGTGCCACCCGGCGGGAGAGAGCCGTGTAGGCGGCCCGGTGCTGCTCGGCGCTCCGGTCCCGCGCCGCCCACAGCTCACCCGGCCCGCCCGTCGGCGGCTCCGCCGGATACGCCCCGCCCGGCAGCGCGCCGGCCCGCTCCAGGGCCTCGGCCGCCCGGAGCGACTCCGACTCGGGCAGGACGATTCCGGCGTCCCTCAGGACCGCACGGAGCCAGGACTCGGTGGACTCCGCACGGAAGAGAGTTCCGGAGAAGTCGAACAGCACCCCTTCGAGCGTCATGCCGCCGATCCTTCGTGCCCGCTCGCAGCCGGTCAAGTGCGCCTCGGGGCCCTCCACCTCTCGTACGTCAGCACCGCCAGCGCGATCGTCAGGCCGCCCAGGAGCCAGCCGCCCAGCACGTCCGACGCCCAGTGCACGCCCAGCCAGATCCGGCTCAGTCCGACACCGACGACGCAGACCACGGCCACCGCCACGGCGGTCCGCATGACGACGCGGCCGGCGCCGTAGCGGTGCAGGAGCCACACCAGCAGTCCGAGGACGACCGTGGCCGTCATGGCGTGGCCCGACGGGTACGCCGCGTAGTGGGCGGAGTCGACGGGGTCGGGCCACGCGGGCCGCTCCCGGCCCACGGCCGCCTTCAGCCCCTGCTGCAGCGCCGTCCCCACCGCGCACGTGATGCCCAGCCAGAGGGCGAGCCACCATTCCCGGTGGCGCCACACCAGCCAGACCGCGACGGCCGCGACCAGCAGACGCATCGTCACCGGGTCCCAGACCCAGTCCGTGAGGATGCGGAACGCCTGGGTGAGGACGGGGTCCGCTACAGCCCAGCCGTGGGTGGTGTTCGCGATGCTCTCGTCCAGCGACATGAGCGGCGCCCAGGAGATCGCGACCAGGACGAGCAGCAGGACGGAGGAGGCCGCGAAGGCCGCGGCGGCGCGGACGGTGCGGGTGGCCGGCGGCCGGTGGGGCGGCGCGTCGACGGTGGGGGTGTGCATACAGCGATCCTGACCGACTCCCGGGGGCCGAGGCCAACGCCGGGGCGTGAGATCACTGTCACGCGGCGCGTCCGGAGCAAAGCCGTCGCGTCGCACGTTGTCCTTGGGCTGCTCTTTATCCCCTCTTTGCCATGTCACGACCTACCGAGTGCCCGCAAAGCGGGAACGAAAGCCACCAGCACGGGTACGACCGGCACCAGCGCGGCGTACGCGGTCAACCGCAGCCGACGCGCCGGGGTGAGACGCCGCGGGGGAGCCAGCAACCGGTCGACCCGCCGCGGCACATGGTCCTGCGGCGTCGGACAGGGCCCGAACACGCCCCGGTCCTCGTTGAGGCCGACGAGGGCGAGGGCGATGGTGAGGCGGCCGTGGCGCCGGGAGGCGGTGTCGTCGGCGGCGAGTTCGACCAGCCGGTGCATCTCGTCCCGGAACGCGGCGAACACCGGCACCCGCGGGAAGCCGCCCGCGAGCGCCGCCGCACAGTGCAGCAGCCAGTGGTGCCGCGCCCGCGCATGCCCCTGCTCATGGGCCACCACCGCGTCCACCTGCCGTTCCTCCAGTCGGCGCAACGCCGCCGTGGTGATGACCAGTCGGGGCGCGGCACCGGGCAGCCACCAGGCGTCCGGCCGCTCGCCCTCCACCACCACGAGCCGGTCGCCGTCCGGCTCCTCACCGGGCAACAAGGGTGCGCGCAGGCGGAGTTCGGCATGACGCCGGTGCCGCTGCCGCCGGGCCCGGACGATCTCGCGGACCAGCATCGCCCCGGTCCACAGCCCGCCGCAGGCGAGCGCCACGGCGGTGCCGACGGCCCAGCGGCCCCCGCCGCCCAGCGCGTAGGCCTCCACGACCCCGTCCGGCGCCGGCGCGAACACCCGCCCGCGCACCGCGGCCCAGGCGGCCGCCGCACTCAGGGCCATCGCCAGCACGCAGCACAGCAGCACGGCCGCCACCACGCACTGCCACACCCACAGGGCGACCACCGGTTCACGGTCCGGCCAGTCGGCGCGGGCCAGCAGCCGCGGGGCGACGACGGCGGTCAGGGCGCCGAGCAGCAACAACGCCGCGGGGACCATCATGAGGCGCAGCCTATGAGCGGTCCGGTGCACGGCGACACGGGCTGCGCCACCGAAGTGACGCAGCCCACGGCCGGATACGGCCCACGACCGGACGAACCGCTGTCCCCCCGGGCCGTCGACGCCGCTCAGAGCGCCAGCAGCATCGCGAACATCCCGATGCCCATGGACAGTCGGCAGGCCCGCGCCAGCTCCGGCCGGTCGCCCCAGCCCAGGGCCCCCGGTGCCCCGGCCCGCGCTCCCGCCGCCGCGGGCACCGGCATGAGCCGCAGGCCCGCCCACAGCACGTAGCCGGCGAAGTACACCAGCAGCACCCCGGTCACCAGGGGCAGGCCCGCACCGCCGTGGCCCGCGCCCGGCGCGGCGACCATCACCCCGGCCATGTAGACCATCGCCAGCGCGCCCACCAGATGATGCAGATGGTGCGCGCTCGCGCGGGCCGACCACAGCGCGCGCACCGCCGCCGCGCCGAACACGACCGCATGGGCGAGCCAGGCCCAGCGCGGCGGTGCCACGACCGCCGCGGGCACGGCCATCGCGGCCATGCCGAACCCCATCAGCGCCTCGCCCCCCGCGGCCAGGCGCTGCTCCTCGACGGCACTGCGCATCCGCAGCAGGCAGTACCCCCCGGTCACCGCGCACAGCGCGACCAGCAGCCAGCCGGACGACACCGGTCCGTGCACCACGCACCTCCCCCTTCGACGACGTCGGTCCGTGCTGGGAGCGAGGTCGGACAGTCGGTCAGGGCATGCCCGGGCCCGATGGCGCGCATACGAGCGCAAGGGTGTACGCGGGGGAGCGCGCGGGGGTGCGGCGCCGGGACGGGCCGTCGGCCGCCCGCACCGGTACCGCGATCGGCGAATGGGGGCGACGCGCCCGGCCCACGGGGCGGGTGACACCCGCCGAGCAGGCCGGACACCGTACGCTCGCGGCGACGGCAGGACGGCACCGGTTCCAGTCAGCGGAGGGCGCACGGGCATGACGGCAGGCGACGGACGGTCGGCGGCGGGCCGCGGCGCGGCACTCGGGGACACGGTCTCCAAGATGGTGCGCCAGTGGCAGACGGTCCATCCCGGGCTCGACACGGCACCGATGGAGATCATCGGCCGTGTCAACCGCTGCGCCGCGCTCCTGCAACAGGCCGAGGACGCGCCCCTGCGCGGCGCCGGCCTCACCCGCCCCGAGTTCGACGTCCTCGGCACCCTGCGCCGCACCGGCCACGAGCTGACCCCCAGCGAGATCGCCCGCGAGACCTACGCCTCCGGCGCCGCCGTCACCAAACGCCTCAAGCTGCTCACCGAACGCGAACTGGTCGAGCGCCGTGGTGACGCCCGGGACCGCCGCGTCGCCCACGTCCGTCTCACCGAGGCCGGCCGCGACCTCGTGGACAGCGTCATGCCCGAGCAGCTCGCCTACGAGGAGGCCGTGCTCTCCGGCGTCGACACCGAAGGCCGCCGCGAACTCTCCGTACTGCTGGGCGAGTTGCTGATCCAGCTAGAGGGCCGGCTGGGCCTGCCGCGCGCCTAGCCCAGCCCTCCTCGCCGGGCCGGGTACACGCCGAACGCGGCCCCCTGGGGGTCCCGCAGCACCGCGATGCGGGACCCCTCCGGCACGGTGGTGGGCTCCATGAGGAGAGTGCCGCCCGACTCGACGGCGACGCGAGCGGAGTCGTCGACGTCCTCCACGGCGAAGTACGGCAGCCAGTGCGAGGGCACCTCGGGCGGGAACGTGTCCTCCATCGCGATCATGCCCCCGAAGTCGGCGCCGTCGAGGCCCCACCGCGTGTAGTGCTCGCCGGCGGTCACGCTCCAGCCGAACACGGTCGTGTAGAAGGACTTGACCCGCTCCGGCGCACGGGTCAGCAGCTCGACCCAGCCGAGCGCGCCGGGCGCGTTGAACAGCCCGGCACCGGGGAAGGAGCGCGCCTGCCACAGCTGGAAGGCCGCGCCGCCCGGATCGAAAGCCACCGCGAACCGCCCGATGTCGAAGACGTCCATGGGCTCCAGCACCACGGTCCCGCCCGCCGCCCGCACGTCCCGGACCGCCGCGTCCGCGTCGCGCACGGCGAACGACACGTTCCAGGCCACCGGCTGCGACTCCTGGTACAGCGGTGCGAGGGCGGCGACCGCCGCGTCACCGAGGTGCGCGATGCTGTAGCCGCCGGCCTCCTGGCGCGGATCGGTCCGTGGACGCCAGTCGAACAGTTCGGCGTAGAACCGCTTGGCCGCCTCCAGGTCGCTGGTCCCCAGCTCGGTCCAGCAAGGTCCACCGATGACGGGCTCGTCGAGCTTCATGGTGTTCCTCCCGCGAGGGATCCGGGGCCCCTGCCAGCACGCTATGCCCGAGCCCAGGCCCCGGCCACCGGGGTACGGAGCCTCAGATGCCCGGGCGGTACCGCAGCGGATGGTCCGCCGGGATCTCCACCAGCACGATCTCCGTGCCGTCCGGGTCGGCGATCCACATCTCGATCAGTCCCCAGGGCTCCTTCACCGGTGGCCGCCGCACCTCCACCCCGGCCGCCAGCAGCTCCTCGTGCGCCACCGCCACGTCCGCCACCTGCAGCCACAGCTTCACCGCGGGCGAGGGCGGGGTCTCGGAGCGGCCCGCGACCTCCAGGAAGCCGCCGCCGAGGAAGTACACGACGCCCCGGTGGTCGCCCGTGCCGAACTCGCGGTACACGGGGAGTCCGAGCTGCTCGCCGTAGAAGGCGCGGGAACGCTCGGGGTCGGTGGGGCGCAGGAGGGTGCGGCTGCTGAGTACGTGGATCATGCCGTCGAGGGTAGGCGCTGGAACGAGGGGCGCGGGTACGGGCGGGTGGGGCTTCCCGCGAGGTTCCCCGCCCCCTTTGCCGGGGCGCGAGGGCCGTTACCCTCTTCCGTGTTCGAGCCGTCAGACATCCGCCAGGAGCAGCCCATGGACACCGCCGCCACCGGCCTGACCTTCCGTGACGCCACCGACGGCGACGTGGACGCCCTCGTCGCGCTGATCGAGTCGGCGTACCGCGGGGACTCCAGCCGGGCCGGGTGGACCACGGAGGCGGACATCCTCGAAGGGCAGCGGACCGACCCCGAGGGAGTGCTGCAGGTCATCAAGTCGCCCGACAGCCGGCTGCTCACCGTCGAGCGGGACGGCGCGGTCGTCGCCTGCTGCCAGCTCGAACTCCGCGGCGCCAACGCCTACTTCGGGATGTTCGCGGTGAGCCCGGTCCTCCAGGGCGGCGGTCTCGGCAAGGTGATCATCGCCGAGGCCGAGCGCATCGTGCGCGAGAGCTGGGGCGCCCGGGAGATGCACATGACCGTGATCTCCGTACGGAACGACCTCATCGCCTGGTACGAGCGGCGCGGCTACCGCCGTACGGGCCGGATGACCCCGTTCCCGTACGGCGACGAGCGGTTCGGTGTGCCGCGGCGCGCGGATCTGCAGTTCGAGCTGCTGGTCAAGCAGCTCGGCTGAGCCTCAGGCCGTGAAGCGGCCGGTTCGTTTGATGTCCGGGTAGTCGGTCGTCGCGCCGTCCAGCTGGAGGGCGCGGACCAGGCGCAGGTGGTCCTGGGTGTTCACCACCCAGCCGATGATGCGCAGGTTCGCCCTGCGGGCCTTCTCGGTGACCTCCAGGGTCAGCCGCCGGATGTTCAGCACGAGGGTGGCGGCGCCCACCGCCACCGCCCGGTCCACCACGTCGGGGCCGTAGCGGCTGGCGACCAGCGCGGTGCGTACGCCGGGCACGAGCCGGGCGATCTCGGCGACCGCCGCGTCGTGGAAGGACAGCACCTCGACCCGCCCCAC is drawn from Streptomyces bottropensis ATCC 25435 and contains these coding sequences:
- a CDS encoding LVIVD repeat-containing protein, yielding MTLLNNLRTRRRRLGVAATAAGLLAALLTAGPAAATPDPGDAPAVREKVSKSDAAEARAAIAAGEIPGQDEIVHSANMQHLTNIPKEALPGTNSDLAFQGKYAFAGNYDGFRVFDISDPKAPKTVAQVLCPGSQNDISVSGDLLFLSTDSSRSDNSCNSTTQPATEKSSWEGMKIFDISDKAHPKYVAAVETSCGSHTHTLVPDGKNVYVYVSSYSPSAAFPDCQPPHDGISVIKVSRKHPERAKVVGFPVLFPGEGADGGGNPGSPTNPGVSKTTGCHDITVLPSKDLAAGACMGDGILFSIKNPKKPKVIDRVQDNVNFAFWHSATFNQDADKVVFTDELGGGGAATCNAAIGPNRGADGIYEITGKGDERKLVFKSYYKIPRHQADTENCVAHNGSLIPVEGKDIMVQAWYQGGISVWDFTDSAKPEEIAYFERGPISTSTLVGGGSWSAYYYNGYIYSNDLVKGFDVLKLDDPRTNPAQKVGMSELNVQTQPDYFAR
- a CDS encoding HAD family hydrolase; translation: MTLEGVLFDFSGTLFRAESTESWLRAVLRDAGIVLPESESLRAAEALERAGALPGGAYPAEPPTGGPGELWAARDRSAEQHRAAYTALSRRVALPDPALHDALYDRHMTPSAWSPYPDAAEVLATLRERGIAVGVVSNIGWDPRPVFRAHGLHAYVGAYALSYEHGVQKPDPRLFALACEALGVDARKTLMVGDDRRADGGAAALGCAVHFVDHLPASARPDGLRPVLDLVG
- a CDS encoding phosphatase PAP2 family protein, whose protein sequence is MHTPTVDAPPHRPPATRTVRAAAAFAASSVLLLVLVAISWAPLMSLDESIANTTHGWAVADPVLTQAFRILTDWVWDPVTMRLLVAAVAVWLVWRHREWWLALWLGITCAVGTALQQGLKAAVGRERPAWPDPVDSAHYAAYPSGHAMTATVVLGLLVWLLHRYGAGRVVMRTAVAVAVVCVVGVGLSRIWLGVHWASDVLGGWLLGGLTIALAVLTYERWRAPRRT
- a CDS encoding M56 family metallopeptidase translates to MMVPAALLLLGALTAVVAPRLLARADWPDREPVVALWVWQCVVAAVLLCCVLAMALSAAAAWAAVRGRVFAPAPDGVVEAYALGGGGRWAVGTAVALACGGLWTGAMLVREIVRARRQRHRRHAELRLRAPLLPGEEPDGDRLVVVEGERPDAWWLPGAAPRLVITTAALRRLEERQVDAVVAHEQGHARARHHWLLHCAAALAGGFPRVPVFAAFRDEMHRLVELAADDTASRRHGRLTIALALVGLNEDRGVFGPCPTPQDHVPRRVDRLLAPPRRLTPARRLRLTAYAALVPVVPVLVAFVPALRALGRS
- a CDS encoding DUF5134 domain-containing protein encodes the protein MHGPVSSGWLLVALCAVTGGYCLLRMRSAVEEQRLAAGGEALMGFGMAAMAVPAAVVAPPRWAWLAHAVVFGAAAVRALWSARASAHHLHHLVGALAMVYMAGVMVAAPGAGHGGAGLPLVTGVLLVYFAGYVLWAGLRLMPVPAAAGARAGAPGALGWGDRPELARACRLSMGIGMFAMLLAL
- a CDS encoding MarR family winged helix-turn-helix transcriptional regulator, which translates into the protein MTAGDGRSAAGRGAALGDTVSKMVRQWQTVHPGLDTAPMEIIGRVNRCAALLQQAEDAPLRGAGLTRPEFDVLGTLRRTGHELTPSEIARETYASGAAVTKRLKLLTERELVERRGDARDRRVAHVRLTEAGRDLVDSVMPEQLAYEEAVLSGVDTEGRRELSVLLGELLIQLEGRLGLPRA
- a CDS encoding VOC family protein; this encodes MKLDEPVIGGPCWTELGTSDLEAAKRFYAELFDWRPRTDPRQEAGGYSIAHLGDAAVAALAPLYQESQPVAWNVSFAVRDADAAVRDVRAAGGTVVLEPMDVFDIGRFAVAFDPGGAAFQLWQARSFPGAGLFNAPGALGWVELLTRAPERVKSFYTTVFGWSVTAGEHYTRWGLDGADFGGMIAMEDTFPPEVPSHWLPYFAVEDVDDSARVAVESGGTLLMEPTTVPEGSRIAVLRDPQGAAFGVYPARRGGLG
- a CDS encoding VOC family protein, giving the protein MIHVLSSRTLLRPTDPERSRAFYGEQLGLPVYREFGTGDHRGVVYFLGGGFLEVAGRSETPPSPAVKLWLQVADVAVAHEELLAAGVEVRRPPVKEPWGLIEMWIADPDGTEIVLVEIPADHPLRYRPGI
- a CDS encoding GNAT family N-acetyltransferase: MDTAATGLTFRDATDGDVDALVALIESAYRGDSSRAGWTTEADILEGQRTDPEGVLQVIKSPDSRLLTVERDGAVVACCQLELRGANAYFGMFAVSPVLQGGGLGKVIIAEAERIVRESWGAREMHMTVISVRNDLIAWYERRGYRRTGRMTPFPYGDERFGVPRRADLQFELLVKQLG